The following nucleotide sequence is from Cellulosilyticum sp. I15G10I2.
ACTTGGCTTGAAAATCTTTTGCTTCATGAGTATACAGAATGCTATCTTTACTATTCTTTCTACCAAGATGAACTAGATCCTCATATAAAGTCTATTTGGGAAATGCATCTTAATCAGGAGATAGCCCATTTGCATAAAGCCGCTGAACTTTTGGGTAAATATGAAAATAAACAGTGGGAAGAAGTTGTAACAGGAGCCTTTCCAAAATTGCTTCAGTTCCATGATACGCGCGATTATGTACGTAAAGTATTAGGTGAACAGATTGAACTCACGGCAGATAAAGAAGAGTTAAAAGATGTCCATGCATTACCAGCGAATCACACATTTTTCTCATATCAGAATAAAATTAACCATGATATAGATTCTGTTGCGAGCCATATAGTAATTGAGCAACATCAAAAAATGAAAGGCGAAGATTACCGTACAGAGGTAAAACCAAATCCAGTAGAGGGACTTACAAACCGTACTTGTGATAATATTTCAATTGCGAGAACAAGACAGAAGGTAATAACCCGAGAATTATCTCAAGTTTAAATAGGGGACGTTACGCTATACCAAAAAATTTGATTCAAGAGTCAGTAGATGATATAAGATCATGCTACTGGCTTTTTTAGTTCGAAAAATATAATAATAATTACTTTACCTGTCGGGGTAGATATGTTATAATTACTACGACAGGTAAAGTACGACAGACGTAGTAACTATTAAGGAGGAAGTCTCGTGATCAGTAGTGATGTAATACGTGGTTATAATGACACCATTATTTTAAGCCTCCTTTTAGAAGGTGATTCGTATGGATATGAAATTTCAAAAAATATACGATTAATAACGGATGAGCAATATGTTATCAAAGAAACAACACTTTATTCTGCATTTAGTCGTCTTGAAAAAAATGGGTATATTGAATCCTATTATGGTGAAGAGACCCAAGGAAAAAGGCGGACCTATTTTCGAATAACCTATAGTGGAGTGGCCTACTACAAGGAAAAATGTGAAGAATGGGATTTAACCAAAAAAGTAATTAACAAATTTGTAAAGGAGCTGAAAAAGTATGGAGACTATTAAAATCTACTTAGAAAATATGTTTCGCCATTTACCACAGACAGAAGAGCTAATAAGGTTAAAAAATGAACTTTTTTTAAATATGGAAGAAAAATATCACGAACTTAAAAGTGAAGGAAAATTAGAAAATGAAGCAGTAGGTATTGTCATCTCTGAGTTTGGCAATATTGATGAATTACTAGAAGAAATGAATATTAAACCAGCTGTTAAAAATGAAGTTTATACAACTGTAGGTCTTGAACAAGCAAGAGAATTTATTACGTTAAAACAGAAAACATCTTATCTGATAGGTATGGGAGTAGGGTTAATTTTATTGGGAGTATCTCTACTTATTCTTATGGTACAACTAGCAGAAGCCAAGTTTATCTTCCAAAATTTATCTGAAAATGCACAAAGCACATTGCCGGTAATACTTTTATTTTTATGCATTGCCCCAGCGGTAGGGTTGTTCATTTATTCTGGGATTAAGCTTGAAAAATTTAAGTATATTGATGAAGGTGCTTTTGAAATGACTTCTTCAACCAAAGCTATTTTAAGTGAAGAATTAAAGCAGACTTTCTTAAAACGTAACTTAGGCATCATTTTTGGAGTTAGCTTTTGTATCCTTTCGCCTATAGCTATTTTGGTTGCTTCACTCTTTGACGCGGCGACCTATGGGGTATGTGTTCTGCTTATTATGATAGCCGTTGCTGTATTTATCTTTATTAGCAGTAGCAGTGTTTCAGAAGCTTACAAAAAACTTTTAATGATAGAGGATTTTGACCCAAAGCGCCAAAAAGAGAACAAAGTTATTGGTGCTGTTGCGGGGATTGTATGGCCGCTGGCGGTATGTATCTTTTTATTCTGCGGTTTTGTATTTAATCTTTGGCATATCTGCTGGATTGTATTTCCGATAACTGGTATATTGTTTGGAGGATTTTGTGCTTTTTATAGTACCATAAAATCAAACTAATATTTTAAAAATAAAAATAATAAAAGTGGTTTTAGATAGCCAGTCCCAAGTTCAAAAATGGGATTGGCTGTTTTTTGTTCTTTTTAAAATAAACTAAGAATAGTTACAGTCGTTTTATAGTTTATTTACATAATGATTACAGCAAGCATACTTTAATGAATAATTAATATAATATAAAAATTTAAATTTTATTTTAAGTTAATATTTATAATATTTAGTCTAAAATTAGGGGGGATGGTATGAATAGGATTAAAAGTTGTATCAAAGCATTTCTAGTTTATGCAGTAGGATTAACGGTATTGCTGTCACTGTCACTAATAGCTTTTTCGGGAGATATTTATGGGAGTGATCATGTAAAGAAAAAAGTTGCAATCAAAACATATAATGGGAAATATCTGAGTGCTGAAAATGGGGGAGCTGGTTTATTAACAGTAAATAGAGAGAAGACCGGAGAGAAGGAAATCTTTCAGTTAATGGATATAGGTAAAGGATATATTGCACTTATAGCTTATAACGGCGATTATCTAAGGGTTATAAACGGTGGCAAGAATGTTGCTGTAAGTAGTGGGAAAATAGATCAATGGAATACTTTTCAACTCGTAAAATTAGGTAATAATAAGATAGCGTTAAAAACACATAATAAGAAGTATATAGGTGCAGAAGATGGAGGAAGTAGTAAAGTCGTTGCAGACAGAAAAAAAATAGGAGATTGGGAGACCTTTGAGTTAATTGAGATAGGGGAGGATGAGATTATATCTGATCAATGTATTTTAACTGCAGTATCTAGCGATAAAAGTGTTTCATTCACATGGAGTAAACCAAATAGTACAAAGGATATTATAGGATATAATCTCTATAGAGGGACAACGTCTGGCAGGTACTCAAGTACACCTGTTACCGACTTTCCTATTAAAGGAACGGCCTATACAGATGAAAATATAGAAAGCGGCACCACCTATTACTATGTAGTAAAAGCAGTTTATAAAGACAAGACGCTAGGAAGTGTTTCTAATGAAGTTGCAGTAGTATTAAAATCAAGAATAAATTTAAGTGCACAAGCAGAAGAAGAAGGTATTTATTTATTCTGGAGTATGCCAAATAGTACAAAGGATATCATAGGATATAACCTTTATAGAGGCACATCCTCAGGCAGGCAGTCAAGTACGCCTATTACTGATTTTCCTGTTAAAGGCACTTCCTATATTGATAAAAATGTTGAATATAGTGCCACGTATTATTATATTTTAAAAGTTGTTTATCGGGATCAAACTTTAGGAGCCACTTCTAATGAAGTTGTAGTAAAAACTGGTACAAATAACCTGTCTATTGTACTGGAAGTAGGGAGCAGGTATATGTTGGTTGGCGGACAGCGAAAAGAAATTGACCCAGGTAAGGGAACTGCAATGATTATGAAAAATGGCAGAACCTTCCTTCCGATAAAGGCAGTTGTTGAATCTATGGGAGGAGAAGTGATATGGGATGCATTGGATAAAAAAGTGAGTATCTATTTAAAAACTCATAAAATATATCTCTGGATTGGAAACAAAACGGCAAAAGTTAATGGAGTAAATAAGGAGACTGATGTGGCACCCTATATTTCGGAAGGTGGCAGAACAATGTTACCCCTAAGGTTCATCGTTGAGAATCTTAACTGCGACGCGGAATGGGATGGTATCATAGAGCGCGTAACAATTAAGGTTAAATAAAATCTTTGCATGTAGGAATTGCTAAAAATTAATAGGATTGAACCTTAAATCATTTCATGATAAACTAAATCAAGATAGAAGATTGCTAAGGATAAAATTTCAATAAGCAAACTATATATAAAATTATTAGATAAAATAGGAGATTATAAAATGAATAATCAAAATACTTGTTTTTACTGTGAAAAAGATCAAAGGCTTAAAGATTTAATGATTGAAGTAGGCCAGCTTGATGCTTCTACAATTTACTTATTTAAAGAACAAAGCTATAAAGGGAGATGTGTTGTAGCTTATAATAAACACGTTAATGAGTTATTTGAATTAGATGATCAAGAACTAGAATTATTTATGAAGGATGTTAAAAAAGCTGCTGCTGCTGTTCAAAAGGCATTTTCTCCTAATAAAATAAATTATGGGGCCTATTCAGATAAACTGCCTCATCTGCATTTTCATATCGTTCCTAAGTATGAAGAAGCACTTAGCTGGGGAAGTACATTTGAGATGAATCCCGGCAAAGTATACTTAAGTGATGAAGCTTATACAGAAATAATTAATGCTATAAAGGAAAATTTATAGTATATCCTAAGAGCAGTTAATGGTAACCCATACTATAATTATTTGGCAAAAAGCCCAAGGGACAAAACTCTTGGGCTTTTTGTGTGTGCTATTTTTCTAAAAGAATCTTTCCTATAACTGGGCAGCCTAAATGATAGTTTTCACCTTTACTTGAAACAGCTACGATATTATTTTCATCACCATAGCTGGTAATCGTTACTGTAGAGTCATCTTCCAAGGTAATCACCATAATATTGCCAGCTAACATCTCAATATAAGCTGTATCTTGGATATAACTATCATTATATGCTGCTGCTATTATGCTTATTTCTTCTGCGCTAAAAGCCCTATCAACTTTATTTCCCTCAATATCAGTTAATTCGATAGATTTGATATGCTCAATATATTTTTTAGCAGCTATTAATTCTGCAGCTTCTGCACTGATTTTGGCATTTGAGCCAGGAGCGGGTTCCCCTATTGCTACACCTTGACTTCCCTCATCAGCTATAGCATCAGACGCTTTTATAATATTTGTTTGAGTATCAGAGCCTACTAAGTTAGGTTTTGAAGAGCAACCAACAAATGCCATTAAGGAAAGTGTTGCTGCCATAGTTAAAATGCTAAGTTTCATATTAATCACTCCTATAAGTTAGT
It contains:
- a CDS encoding permease prefix domain 1-containing protein; its protein translation is METIKIYLENMFRHLPQTEELIRLKNELFLNMEEKYHELKSEGKLENEAVGIVISEFGNIDELLEEMNIKPAVKNEVYTTVGLEQAREFITLKQKTSYLIGMGVGLILLGVSLLILMVQLAEAKFIFQNLSENAQSTLPVILLFLCIAPAVGLFIYSGIKLEKFKYIDEGAFEMTSSTKAILSEELKQTFLKRNLGIIFGVSFCILSPIAILVASLFDAATYGVCVLLIMIAVAVFIFISSSSVSEAYKKLLMIEDFDPKRQKENKVIGAVAGIVWPLAVCIFLFCGFVFNLWHICWIVFPITGILFGGFCAFYSTIKSN
- a CDS encoding PadR family transcriptional regulator — encoded protein: MISSDVIRGYNDTIILSLLLEGDSYGYEISKNIRLITDEQYVIKETTLYSAFSRLEKNGYIESYYGEETQGKRRTYFRITYSGVAYYKEKCEEWDLTKKVINKFVKELKKYGDY
- a CDS encoding HIT family protein, coding for MNNQNTCFYCEKDQRLKDLMIEVGQLDASTIYLFKEQSYKGRCVVAYNKHVNELFELDDQELELFMKDVKKAAAAVQKAFSPNKINYGAYSDKLPHLHFHIVPKYEEALSWGSTFEMNPGKVYLSDEAYTEIINAIKENL
- a CDS encoding stalk domain-containing protein, whose translation is MNRIKSCIKAFLVYAVGLTVLLSLSLIAFSGDIYGSDHVKKKVAIKTYNGKYLSAENGGAGLLTVNREKTGEKEIFQLMDIGKGYIALIAYNGDYLRVINGGKNVAVSSGKIDQWNTFQLVKLGNNKIALKTHNKKYIGAEDGGSSKVVADRKKIGDWETFELIEIGEDEIISDQCILTAVSSDKSVSFTWSKPNSTKDIIGYNLYRGTTSGRYSSTPVTDFPIKGTAYTDENIESGTTYYYVVKAVYKDKTLGSVSNEVAVVLKSRINLSAQAEEEGIYLFWSMPNSTKDIIGYNLYRGTSSGRQSSTPITDFPVKGTSYIDKNVEYSATYYYILKVVYRDQTLGATSNEVVVKTGTNNLSIVLEVGSRYMLVGGQRKEIDPGKGTAMIMKNGRTFLPIKAVVESMGGEVIWDALDKKVSIYLKTHKIYLWIGNKTAKVNGVNKETDVAPYISEGGRTMLPLRFIVENLNCDAEWDGIIERVTIKVK